The following coding sequences lie in one Ostrea edulis chromosome 8, xbOstEdul1.1, whole genome shotgun sequence genomic window:
- the LOC125663077 gene encoding uncharacterized protein LOC125663077, translating to MNTCCDKEENLDNTTKFSSRSFQRDAEILENSFTTLINDDDSDTDGETEPVSETEDYDLLNEGFSSDSESQTYEDQTNDSKWYPFPDKLNLLLYGLLHSTTHHISLEVAKYVWFILKEVGVPNVPSLNHIRNMKFGDLDVNSLIAKGEDDNGLPLYILKPTEIAKLHLSNPSISKNIARYPRKTGLVREQRDGSRLHEIISPWASFGVKEYDNPFWDILNPHRDVPSGLLHLFHLGTSKHLFKVCIDSLTDTQATSLESHLTALDAHQRVKFNITKNVNSRQGKDLKKFHVFILKLQCCRRQCTKEVQDLSTRKEMCNFFGNLSEIKQDCEKPLLLRPLRTANNKTKLQDMSAFQHQCLLLQGLIDLGIPSPCLEGKMISYQMCRCKDGSSIAEGMSIMYLSREDEFKVGIFKGGLLFLQGARRSSLAIVEKGVIQRPTHLGCPVIKFSEDLDVIPITNVLSYMPLVHHCIQCHCSIKEGKTPARIEQEETELKHTKFIKHKLSRGYRLFLVNVYSLKCPSSFDFSKPSACAKSFLI from the exons ATGAACACCTGTTGTGACAAGGAGGAAAATCTCGACAATACGACGAAGTTTAGTTCGCGTTCGTTTCAACGAGACGCAGAAATTTTAGAAAACAGTTTCACAACGTTAATTAACGATGACGATTCGGATACCGATGGGGAGACTGAACCCGTCTCGGAGACAGAGGATTATGATCTATTG AATGAAGGCTTCAGTAGTGACTCTGAGAGCCAAACATACGAGGACCAAACAAATGACAGCAAGTGGTATCCATTTCCAGACAAGCTGAATCTTCTTTTATATGGATTGCTTCATAGTACAACACATCACATT agtTTGGAAGTGGCAAAGTATGTGTGGTTCATTTTAAAAGAAGTTGGTGTTCCCAATGTACCATCGTTAAATCATATCAGAAACATGAAATTTGGGGACTTGGATGTAAACAGCTTGATAGCTAAG GGAGAAGATGACAATGGTTTACCTTTATACATTCTGAAACCAACTGAAATTGCCAAACTCCACTTGAGCAATCCttcaatatcaaagaacatTGCCAG GTATCCACGGAAAACTGGTCTTGTACGTGAGCAAAGGGACGGCAGTCGCCTCCATGAAATCATATCCCCTTGGGCATCATTTGGTGTGAAGGAGTATGACAACCCTTTCTGGGACATCCTTAATCCCCATAG AGATGTACCATCTGGACTTCTTCATCTTTTTCATCTTGGAACatcaaaacatctttttaaAGTCTGCATTGATTCATTAACTGATACTCAGGCAACATCACTTGAAAGCCATTTAACTGCTCTAGATGCCCATCAGCGAGTGAAATTTAACATTACCAAGAATGTGAACAGCAGACAAGGGAAGGATTTGAAAAAATTT cacgttttcatactgaAATTGCAATGTTGTAGGAGGCAGTGTACAAAGGAGGTGCAGGATTTATCCACTAGGAAGGAAATGTGCAACTTTTTTG gaaatctatcagaaatcaaacaagaCTGTGAGAAGCCTTTGCTTTTGAGACCACTTCGTACAgccaacaacaaaacaaagcTGCAAGATATGTCAGCATTCCAACACCAATGCCTCCTATTGCAGGGTCTTATTGACCTAGGGATCCCATCCCCCTGTTTGGAAGGGAAGATGATCAGCTACCAAATGTGTAGATGTAAAGATGGATCAAGTATTGCTGAGGGTATGTCCATCATGTATTTGAGTAGAGAGGATGAG TTTAAAGTTGGAATCTTCAAAGGTGGTCTACTCTTTCTTCAGGGTGCTAGGAGAAGTTCATTAGCAATTGTTGAAAAGGGGGTTATACAGCGACCAACACATCTTGGTTGTCCTGTGATAAAGTTCTCTGAGGATTTGGATGTTATTCCTATTACAAATGTTCTTTCCTACATGCCACTTGTTCATCACTGTATCCAGTGCCATTGCAGCATCAAAGAAGGAAAAACCCCAGCCAGGATTGAACAAGAGGAGACTGAACTCAAGCATACAAAGTTTATTAAACACAAGTTATCCAGGGGATACAGATTGTTTCTAGTCAATGTATATTCACTAAAATGTCCATCTAGTTTTGATTTTTCTAAACCATCAGCTTGTGCAAAGTCATTTTTGATATAA
- the LOC125662548 gene encoding uncharacterized protein LOC125662548, whose protein sequence is MTKVSVEGSTIEKEYINFLKVKFSVFPWINFQDQEIQGMLKDFTSKAGWAERSHVLGVLSSFGSTKFTYYRNQTRAKLMGNKEIDVEGLSLKSLHNYLWKCFLPPAIPLVDIERERLTLLLRSFCASQKLFRKGGTSGFAFWAEFHKFVDTVNKDGRLDKWEKLEEKEERRIEKYLS, encoded by the exons ATGACCAAAGTGTCAGTAGAAGGGTCAACTATTGAG AAGGAGTATATAAATTTCCTAAAAGTCAAATTCAGCGTATTTCCGTGGATCAATTTCCAAGATCAAGAAATACAG GGAATGCTGAAGGACTTTACCAGTAAAGCAGGTTGGGCAGAAAGAAGTCATGTCCTGGGGGTTTTGTCGAGCTTTGGCTCGACAAAATTTACTTATTACAGGAACCAGACAAGAGCAAAG TTAATGGGCAACAAGGAGATTGATGTGGAGGGACTTTCTTTAAAGTCCCTCCACAACTACCTGTGGAAGTGTTTTTTGCCACCAGCAATTCCACTTGTGGACATAGAGAGGGAACGCTTGACCTTATTGCTG AGATCTTTCTGCGCATCACAGAAATTGTTCCGTAAAGGAGGAACAAGTGGCTTTGCTTTTTGGGCTGAATTCCATAAGTTTGTGGACACCGTCAACAAGGATGGTAGACTGGACAAGTGGGAGAAATTGGAGGAAAAGGAGGAGAGAAGAATTGAGAAATATTTatcataa